GGCGAAGGCACGTGTCGACCGGTTGAAGTACTGCAGCGAGCGCAACTCGTTGGTCAGCACCACGTAGCCGTAATTCTTGGCCAGCGGCGGCTGCAGCTTGTCGCCCCAGGCCCCCAGGACAGCAGCGTCGAACGGAACTCCCTCGACGGCACGGCCGGCGGCGTTGCCGCCCTGATGATTCGGGTAGTAGTCGCTCCAGCCGGCGCAACGGATCAGCCGAACACCTTTGTGGACAAGAAAATCGAGCATCTCGTAGCCCGCTGACAGGAACGTCTCCCGGCGGGCAGCCGAAGACGCCGCGCCGATGTCGCCGACCACGTCGGCAAGGTAGGCCAGACCGTCTTCGTAGGTGTCGGCGATGCCGTCGGCCCGCATCAGCGGGTTGTTCGGCAGCCAGACGATACCGCCGGAAAGACCCGTCGAGCCGCCGACCAGGTGCTGCTTCTCGACGATGAGCGGCTCGAGCCCGCGGTCGAGTGCGGCCAGCCCCGCCACCATGCCGCCCCCGCCGCTTCCTGCGATGAGCAGGTCGACCGAGCGGTCCCACCGCGCGCTCATTGTGCCGCCGAAACGCCCGCAGCGAGGCCCAAATCGGCGATCGGCACGTCGATGGTGGTGTTGGTCTGCGCAATCGCGGGCAGCAGCGTGTCGTAGGGCAACCCGGCCAGGAATCCGTCGATGACCCGCTCGAAGTTCGAGATCAGCCCTTCGATCTGGTTCGACAACCGCATGTACTCGAAACCCTTGGAGCGCAGCCCTTTCTGCTGCCGCGGCAGGTTGGAGAAGTCCTGCGCGGGAATTGGCGGCCAGCTCGGGTCATCGGGCGCCATCGGTTCCGGTGGGGTGGGCTTGCCGGTGACCTGATCGGGCGGAATCCGGATGAGCGACCAGATCTCGAACAACGTCTCCTCCGGCCCCAGCGGACGAACCCGGTACGAGGAAGCGCTGCTGTATTGCGGCAACAGGAAGTAATGCGGAAAGCCGAACCCGATCGCGTCGACAATGCCGCGGCGCGCCAACTCGTTGAGGTCGGGAACATCGCATCCGCGGGCGCGATGCCAGGCGACGACGGCGTCGTTGAGCGTGGCGCGCCAGGCAGTCATCGCCTCGGCGGGATCGTCCGGCAACTCGACGTTCTGCAGGCCTTCGGCGATGCGGATGTCGTTGGCGTGGGTCATGCCGCCCATGCCCGCGCCGAGGGTCCGCATAAAATACAGGCTGCTGGCGATGACCGGGCGTGTGCCCGGCGCGGACGTACCGTTGCCCTGCGCCGACGGCAGCAGCTGCGGATGGGTCTGCGGCACGTGATAGCCCTCCATGAACGCCGCCGTGGCCAGCTTCCAATTCACCGGAAGCCGGCACGACAGCCACCACTCGGTGCGCAGCGACTCGACCTTCCAGGCGTCGTAGATCGAGGCGAAAGGCTCCAGGCAGGCGCGCAACGCGGGTGCGGCGTCGTCGAGGTTGATCCACGCGCACCCGCCCCACAGTTCGCACCGGACCGACACCAGCTGAAGATCCTGCGGGCACAGGTTGTGCTCGCCGAACACCTCCGGCCGGGCCACATAGGTGTTGCGTCCGTCGATGGCCCAGCACCAGCCGTGGAAGGGGCACACGAAGGTGCGCCGGAATCCGTTGCCCTCCACCAGCTTTACCCCGCGGTGCCGGCAGGCGTTGTGATAGGCCCGCACGTTGTCGGCATCCACCCGCACCACGATGATCGACTCGTCGAGGATCTGGTACTCCACGAAGTCGCCCGGCTGGGGGATCTCTTCGAGCCGGCAGGCCATCTGCCACACGCGTGGCCAGAACTTCTCGGCCTCCAGCGCGTAGAACTCGGCGTCGTAGTAGCGCTGCTTGGGGATCCGGTCGGCGGTCTGGACCGCCCATGGCACCGGCAGCGGTGTCCAGTTCACCTCAATGTTCACCATCTGGCTTCCCTCGCTCACATGATTCGCGACGTGCGGCCTTGCCAATACCGTTCGCGGATGCGCCTTTTGTACAGCTTTCCGTTGGGGTCGCGGGGCAGCTTCGCGGTGAAGTCGACGCTGCGCGGGCACTTGTAGCCGGCCAGGTGCGTTCGGCAGTAGTCGATCAGCTCGGCCTCCAGCTCGGGTCCCGCCCCAACCTCGTCCACCGGCTGCACCACGGCCTTGACCTCCTCGCCGTATTCATCGTTGGGAACGCCGAACACCGCGGCGTCGACGAGCTTGGGGTGCATCACCAACAGGTTCTCCGCCTCCTGCGGATAGATGTTGACCCCGCCGGAGACAACCATGAACGTCGAGCGGTCGGTGAGATAGAGGTATCCGTCCTCGTCCACATAACCCATGTCGCCCAGCGAGCGCCAACCGCGGTCGTTGCGCACCGACGCGGTCTTGACCGGATCTTTGAAGTACTCGAACTGCGGGCCGCCCTCGAAAAAGAGTTCACCGCAGTGCCCGACGGGAAGCTCGGTTCCGTCGTCGCCGAGGACATGGACCGGGCTCAATGGTTTGCCGACCGAACCCGGGTGGGCGAGCCACTCCCGCGGGCCGATCGTGGTTCCGGCGAATCCCTCTGTGCCCCCATAGTATTCGTGGATGATCGGCCCGAACCAGGCCATCATTCGGTGCTTGACGTCGACCGGGCAGGGCGCGGCCGCGTGCAGCACGCACTGCAGGCTGGAAACGTCATACGCGCGCCGCACCTCCTCGGGCAGCTTGAGCATGCGCACGAACATCGTCGGCACGAACTGGGCGTGGGTGACCCGATGGGTCTCGATCAGCCGCAGTACCGTCTCGGCGTCGAACTTGCCCATGAGGACGACGGTGGCCCCGACGCGGTGGACCGCCATGGCATAGTTCACCCCGGCGGCGTG
The nucleotide sequence above comes from Mycobacterium pseudokansasii. Encoded proteins:
- a CDS encoding aromatic ring-hydroxylating oxygenase subunit alpha, coding for MVNIEVNWTPLPVPWAVQTADRIPKQRYYDAEFYALEAEKFWPRVWQMACRLEEIPQPGDFVEYQILDESIIVVRVDADNVRAYHNACRHRGVKLVEGNGFRRTFVCPFHGWCWAIDGRNTYVARPEVFGEHNLCPQDLQLVSVRCELWGGCAWINLDDAAPALRACLEPFASIYDAWKVESLRTEWWLSCRLPVNWKLATAAFMEGYHVPQTHPQLLPSAQGNGTSAPGTRPVIASSLYFMRTLGAGMGGMTHANDIRIAEGLQNVELPDDPAEAMTAWRATLNDAVVAWHRARGCDVPDLNELARRGIVDAIGFGFPHYFLLPQYSSASSYRVRPLGPEETLFEIWSLIRIPPDQVTGKPTPPEPMAPDDPSWPPIPAQDFSNLPRQQKGLRSKGFEYMRLSNQIEGLISNFERVIDGFLAGLPYDTLLPAIAQTNTTIDVPIADLGLAAGVSAAQ
- a CDS encoding acyl-CoA synthetase translates to MNLTDHASSAAPALVVGDGAGISYAELHARSRRVAALLHEAGFRRGDGVALLLSNRPEFLEITWGCQLSGLYYTPVNTHLTLDEVAYIVDDCEARAVFLDSAFADLAGKLADSSRVPVCVGGSIPGWHSYLDALAGAGDDFPASDGSEMLYSSGTTGRPKAVRRGLPTANGSWAQAVLEMALTRRYALRPASVYLSPAPLYHAAGVNYAMAVHRVGATVVLMGKFDAETVLRLIETHRVTHAQFVPTMFVRMLKLPEEVRRAYDVSSLQCVLHAAAPCPVDVKHRMMAWFGPIIHEYYGGTEGFAGTTIGPREWLAHPGSVGKPLSPVHVLGDDGTELPVGHCGELFFEGGPQFEYFKDPVKTASVRNDRGWRSLGDMGYVDEDGYLYLTDRSTFMVVSGGVNIYPQEAENLLVMHPKLVDAAVFGVPNDEYGEEVKAVVQPVDEVGAGPELEAELIDYCRTHLAGYKCPRSVDFTAKLPRDPNGKLYKRRIRERYWQGRTSRIM